The following are encoded together in the Tamandua tetradactyla isolate mTamTet1 chromosome 14, mTamTet1.pri, whole genome shotgun sequence genome:
- the LOC143656488 gene encoding olfactory receptor 11G2-like — protein MNASGRETTNSVSHFILLGFPSSPEMQLLFFGLFSVTYTLTLMGNAAIACAVWWDRRLHTPMYILLGNFSFLEMCYVSTTVPNMLANFLSTSKSISFVGCFMQFYFFFSFGCDEGFYLCIMAFDRYLAICRPLHYPRIMTKELYTGLIIFGWSCGFILFLTPVVLISQLPYCGPNTINHFICDPVPLMMLSCSEDTTTKFIYSTFNAILMTGTFLFVLCSYALVILTVLRMPSAASKRKAFSTCASHLAVVVLFFAPLMVIYVIPGLGHPAKTQKFVTLFYSVVTPLCNPLIYSLRNKEMKAALKKIFRTAEDTHRI, from the coding sequence ATGAATGCATCTGGAAGAGAAACTACCAACTCTGTTAGCCACTTTATCCTCCTGGGCTTTCCCTCAAGCCCAGAAATGCAGCTCCTCTTCTTCGGACTCTTCTCAGTAACCTACACTCTGACACTGATGGGAAATGCAGCCATAGCCTGTGCTGTGTGGTGGGACCGGCgccttcacacccccatgtacatCCTCCTGGGGAATTTCTCTTTCCTGGAAATGTGTTATGTCTCCACGACTGTCCCTAACATGTTGGCCAACTTCCTCTCCACAAGCAAGTCCATCTCCTTTGTGGGTTGTTTCATgcagttctatttcttcttctcttttgggTGTGATGAGGGCTTCTACCTTTGCATCATGGCCTTTGATAGGTACCTGGCCATCTGCCGTCCCCTGCATTATCCACGCATCATGACTAAAGAGCTGTACACTGGCCTCATTATCTTCGGATGGTCATGTGGGTTCATCCTCTTCCTAACTCCAGTTGTTCTAATTTCACAGTTGCCTTATTGTGGCCCAAATACCATCAATCATTTCATATGTGATCCTGTCCCTTTGATGATGCTGTCCTGTTCTGAAGATACAACCACAAAGTTCATTTACTCTACTTTCAATGCTATCTTAATGACTGGcacttttctttttgtcctttgctCCTATGCTCTGGTGATTCTGACTGTGCTTCGGATGCCCTCAGCTGCAAGCAAACGCAAGGCTTTCTCCACTTGTGCTTCTCATCTGGCTGTGGTGGTGCTGTTTTTTGCCCCTCTTATGGTGATATACGTTATCCCTGGATTAGGACACCcagcaaaaacacaaaaatttgtGACCTTGTTTTATTCTGTGGTAACACCACTCTGTAATCCTCTAATTTATAGCCTTAGGAATAAGGAGATGAAGGCTGCCTTGAAGAAAATATTCAGGACTGCAGAAGACACCCacagaatataa